A stretch of DNA from Campylobacter gracilis:
CGCACGAGCGTGCCACCCGCAAAGTCCACGCCGCGCTCAAACAGCGCCTGCGGCAGTAGCGGCGTGGTAGGCCCCACGAGCACGAGCTTGGCGCCGCTTTTTTTCAGATGCAAAAGCCCATCCAGCGTGTCGTTGATGAGCGTCGTAGCCGTGATTATCACGTTATCGGCGCGCGGCACGACGCTTGCGGCCTCGCTTGCAGGCAGGTAAAACGGCAGCTCCGCCTGCTTGAGCGTGGTTTTGTCAAGCTCTAAAATTTTAAAATCCGCGCCCTTTTTCATCAGCGTCTTGATGTAGGGCACCAGCGCACCCACGACGACGCTAAAGCTGCCGCGCTCGATCTGCAGCTGCTCAAAGGGATCGGCGCCGAATTTCACGTCGTAATCCGCGCTGATTTTATCGAAACACGCCCTTCCAAGCGCATTTAGCGCGGCGAGCGCGAGCGTCTTTTTAAGCGGCGCGGCAGAGCCCAAATCGCGCAGCAGATAGCGCACGCTTTTGCCCGCGATATTGCCCGAATCGGGCATCGCGCTTGCTTGCGAGGGGCAGCAAACGGCGCCCGATAAGGACTTTAGCGGCGTATAGCTAAGCCCGCACGCGCCTCCTTGCAGCTTCACGCCGCTAAAAAATAGCCCCACGACCGCGCGCTCAATCTTAAGATCCAGCGCCTCCGCTCCTAAAATTTCTTTCGCACGCTCTAGCGTCTGATCTAAAATTTCGCTCATTTTCGCTCCTTTGATATGGAATTTAGCGCCATTATAACTTAAAATTTCGGCGCCCGTATTGATATAAATTTATTTGTTGAGCATTTATTTTATATGCCGTAATATATAAAAAGTTTAACTTACGCAAGCTCATTCCTTCTGGTATTATCTAAAATTTGTAATTGAAATTTCTTATTTATAATAATTAATATTTAATTTTAAGCAATGTATAATTAAATAAATTTTTTACGAAAGGATACCTATGAATTACGATCTAACATCGAAATTTACAAATTTGCACTGCAAAGAGCGCTTAAACCTACCTACGCTATCCATAGCGGCATGCTTGCTGTTGTCGGGTACTTGTCTAGGCGCCTATACCGAAACGGGAATGCTCGGTAATACGAGTAGTTGGGAGAGTGACGAATATAAAAAAGATTGGGGTTTAACCTCAATGAATGCTTCTACGGCTTATGCGCTAGGCTTTGACGGTAGCGGCGTAAAAATCGGCGTTATGGACTCGGGCGTACTGCTTAGCCACCCAGAATTTGGAGGCGGAAGAATTCACATCGTAAAAACGATCGGAAACTATGACAAAGACGGGATGAGATACCCTGATGCCGCTTATGGCAATGGACCGATAAATAAAAATCAGCCTGTAAAAAACGGCAAAAAGAATTTTGATACTACGGATAACGGCGCATTTAAAAAAGGAGAAGCCTTTGATATAGATGGTGCATGGATAAGGGGTGTAAACGACGCCCACGGCACACACGTGGGTGGCACTATGGCAGCAAATAGAGACGGTAGTGGTATGCATGGCGTAGCTTACGGAGCGCAGCTCTACTCCGCCAACACGGGTGGCAACGATAATATGACCTACGGTCCAAATCAGGACTATAACTACTTCCTAAAAGCATACACCGCCCTATCTGATGCAGGAGCTAGAGTTATAAATAATAGTTGGGGTTCAAATAGGCGCGTGAATTCATCATTTTCTGGTGCTCTAGGCTATAAATCTACCTACGGCTGGCGCGCTGTACCTGAATATGGCGTAGAATTTTACGATGTAACGGTAGCTAATCAAACTACTGAAGCCAAAGATCATATAAATTTAAAAGATATCGAAGAAGCCAAAAAAGCCTATTATCAATTTGTTACTAAAGACGAGAAAAGCTTCATAGACGCCGCTTACGAAGTAGCGGTCAAAAGGCAGGTCATTCAGGTTTTTACGGCGGGAAATAGAAGTCTTATGGCGGAGTCTTTTACACGTGCAGCCCTACCGTATTTCAGGCCCGATGCAGAAAAATACTGGGTAAATGTCACGGGACAAGCCGGTGGAGAAGGCTATCCAAACGATTCAAGTGAATATATCAGAGGCTACGCTTCCGCATCCGATATACAAGAGTTTAACTACGCTGGACACTCCAAATGGTGGACAATCGCCGCACCTGCCGAGGAGATATATTCCGCCTATGTCGAGCTTACGAATGATGCTACCTATGGCAATGCGATTTATAAGTCCTCGGGTGGTACCTCTATGGCGGCTCCACACGTAAGCGGTGCGTTAGGTGTCATATTCCAGCGCTATCCATATATGAATGCGGCACAGGTCCGCGATACGATGCTTACTACCGCAAGACAAACGACGCTTAGAGCAGGTCACGAAGGGCAACCCTTGGAGCGCTGGGGCAGTGACGGGCTCGGCGTACCAAGCAAAGTCTGGGGCTGGGGTATCTTAGACCTTGGCAAAGCAATGTTTGGTCCTGGGCAATTTTTAGGAAATTTCGACATTACTATGGATCAAGACGATATATGGAGCAACGATATATCTGATAAAGCTATCAAATTTAGAAAAATCGAGGATCAAAACGAAGCAGCCGTTTGGGCAGCAAGAAAAGCCGTCCTTGCTTCAAAACAAAATTTAAGCCCAGAGGAAAAAGCTGAGCTTACTTTTGAGACCGCAAGAGAGAAGGCGAGAGCCGAGCGGGCCGCACAGGGCTATGAGGGTGCGCTCATCAAAAGAGGCAGCGGCACCTTAACACTTACGGGCGACAACACTTTCACCGGAATTACCACTATCTATGGTGGCAAAATTTCGGCGCTCAATCAATCAATCGGTAAAAGCAAACATATCGATGTACAAAATGGCGGCGAACTTGAAATTTTGCACTCTGCAGTATATAGGGTACCTGAAAGGAACGGCTGGCGAAGCGTGAGCAAGGCAAGCGATGCAACCACCGTAAAAGCAACAATCAATAGCGGTGGTGCATTCATAGTAAATGATGGCGTGAATAATTTAAATTTAAGCTTTAAACAAGGCTCATTACTAAGAGCAGGGCAAGTTAATACTAGCGATCTTCAAAACCTCGTCGACAACCCCGGCTCTAAGAAAATTTTAACCGCCACGGGCACATTTAGCGGTGCAAATTTAGCAAACACTCAGGATAGCTATGCGTTTTTCAAAACGAGCAAAGAGGAGGCGAGTGGCTCAAATTTACGCCTTTCGATCCAAAGTGGAACAAGTATGCAAGATTTTGCACTAAGCTCTTCGCAAAGGGCGTTCGCAGATCTACTCGTCGCCAATCGCGGCAGCGGAATTTATACGCAAATTTTAGGCTCAAACCATGCTCAAGCGCGAGAGTATTATAGCGCGTTCGCAAATGATGCTGAATTTGCTGCGGCAAATAATTCCGCGATAAATTCCATAATGATGGCAAGCATCGTTAAAAACCGAGGTGGCGCGAATGCTGTAAATATTGATAAAGACACTAGATTTTGGATCTTTTCGGGCACAAATCGAATTAAATCTGATAAAGATACCGGTATTGGCAAATTGCATTCCGATTCGTTCGTAAATTTAATCGGTATTGACTCTTTAATCGGCGATAGTTCAAGCGTCGGTGTATTTGTAGGCGCAGGGCGTACGGACGATAAAATAAGCGGCACCAAGGAAGTCAAAAGCAAGGATTTTCATAGCGGAATTTATTCCGACATCGGTTTTGAACCCGTTAAATTTAGCTTCGGTGCGATATATTCGAAATATGATCGAGATAGAAAGCTAATCTCATCGGTTTCGCCTATAGCTTACGAATATGTAGGCTCAAATGCCTCTAGTTTAAGTGCATTCGCACAGGTTTCTTATATGGGTTTTAGCAACGCGGACAGCTTTAGTGTAGAACCCTACGCTGGTGTTTCGCATACTCGCACGAAAATAGATAGCGTCAGCAACTCTTTGATTCGCATTGAAAACAAAACGCGAAATTTACAAGCCGTAAGCATTGGTATAAAACCTAGCGTTCCGTTTAGAATCGGCGGAGTAGGTTTAAGAGCAAGTGCAGACGTGGCATATAATCGCTTCTTTTCGGATAAGCAGCCGCAGGCTTATTTATACGTAAACGGGCTAGGTGGTACGCAGCTAAAAGGTGAGAAGTTGCAAAACCTAACGACTGCCGAAGCAGGAATCGAGGCATCTCTTTCAAGCCGCGCTACGCTTAAGCTCTCCTACGTCGGAGCATATGGAAGCGATATTAAATCTAACGGCATAGGACTAAGATTTAGACTGGAATTTTAGTAGAAAGGTAACGATGAATTTCAGTGGCACCGAATTTTGAGCCAAGCGTTTTAATTTGGATCGAATTAGACATTTTTTAATTCTATGGCAAGACGGCATAGGAGGTGTGAATTTCGCATTTTAAAGGCGATAATTTTCGCGCCTCACACCGAAAACCGCATAAAATTTAACGAGCGAGTACAGTTTAAAATTTTAAACTGTTCGGCGGTGCGGGCGGGTCAAATTTAACGAGCAAGCCGATGTGAGCCCAGGTAAATGCGAGCTAAATTCCATGAGGACGAATGAGTGAGGGTTCGGGTCGGGCTGGCTAAATTTCAATGAATACGAATGGGCGCGAGCTTGGGCAAATACGAGCAAATTTAATAATTGCGAGCGAACGCAGACTCGGACGCGAGATAAATTTAACGAAAGAGGCGGGAGTGAGCAAAATTTTAATAAAAGGTGCGGGCACGGGTAAAATTTACGCGGCGGCCGTATCTGCGACAAGTCGCGCCCGCTGCGGGGTTAAATTTTATTTCCTACCTGCCGCACGGCTAAATTTTATTTCATATCCGCCGAAGAGTTAAATTTTATTTCCCATCCATCGCGGAGCTAAATTTCATTTTCCGATCCGCCGCGAGGCTAAATTTTATTTTCAGATAGCAGGATGTTGATGAGTGGATTTAGCAGCGTCTCGCCGCGAGCGGCGCACAGCACGATCTCGTCGTAGTAGTAGTCGCTCCTGCCGTAGTTGTGAAACTCATACGCTCCAAAGCCGTAGCCCATCGGCGTGATCTCGACGCGCGAGTACCAGGCGTCCTTGGCGATGATGTATTTCTCGGTGTCTTGCGAATAAACCCACACCACGATCTCATCTTTGTTTTTTTGCCGCATCAGCCACATGAAGACGTTTGCGATGTCGTTGAAAAAATATGTATCGCCGTTTGGCATAACGGCCTGAGCGGTGTTGTACAGATCGTTTATCACCGTGCCGCTCTCGTGGCATAGATATTTGCCGAATTCGATCTGCAGCGGCTGCTTATCGGTGTTGCCGTGGCGCACGGAGATTTTGGATTCGGCTATATCCATGGACGATATGAGCAGCCCCATCACGCAGGCGAGCAAAACCGCGGCAAAAATTTTCTTAATCATAGCAGAGCGCCCCGCACGAAGTAGTATTTGACGACGTAGGCGCTGCAGATGAGCGCGTTTAGAATGAGCCAGAACGAGGAGTATTTAAGCAGGTGGGTGTAGGCGCGCTTGGTGATAAGCTCCGTTAAAAAGGGCACGATGCCGAAAAATATACCCAAAAATAGCGAGCCCCAGATCGCATAGCCGACGAAGTAATAATCCTTCAAAAGCATGCAATACGGGCATTTGTGATTGGGCTGCTCGTAAACGTAAAGCCCGAAAAAATAGGTGATCGCGTAGTATGCGACGAACAAAAAGAGCAAATTCAGAGCAAAGCTCGCCATCGACTGCTTTAAGAAATTTAAGATCAAAATGGCGCCTAATATCGCGTAGAAAAAGGTTGCTAAAAGCGCCTGCGTGTAGCCAAACGGGAGCTTCGGCGCGCGAAATACGACCGAGCAGCAAAACACCGGCACGCGTAGCGGGATATTGGTAAAAAATAGAATTTCTAAAATGAACTCCGCCAAAACGCCCGTAAAAAGGATGGTAAAGATCAGGTATTTGCGCTTTAGATAGGGAAATTTGCCCGCTTTAAGATCGAGACTGTTTAAAATAAGCCAGAGCCCAAAGCCGAAGATCAATAAAATTTTTAAAAGCAGTAGGATGTTGCCGTAGCGGTTCGAGCCCACGACGCCTGCGGAACACATCGCGCCCGGCACGATCGAAGAGAGCTCGTTTAAGCATAGCGCGAAAAATATAAACAAAATGATCTTGCACGCTATCGTGAAGAACAAAATGGTGTTGATGAGATAGTTTCTTTTCTCCAGGGCGTATTGTAAATTTGAGGTGGCGTTAAAATCCCAGTAGCGCATGATCCGCACGATATAAAACTGCGAGATCGTCATCAGCGCTATTACGATCAGCTCCACGGCCAAAAACGCGATCACGCTACCCGATAAAAATACGCTCATGCAGAAATTTCTCCATCTTTTAAAAACACGCGCTGGTCCACGAAACTTAGCTCGTCGAAGAGTATATCGTGCGTCGCGATCAAAACAGTCTTTTTAAGCTCTTTGAGCTTTGAAAGCATCTCGATGAAACCGAGCGAGTTTTGTTTGTCTAAATTTGCCGTCGGCTCGTCGGCCAAGATGATCTGCGGATTCATCACGAGCGCCCTTGCGATAGCGCAGCGCTGCTTCTCGCCGCCGCTAAGGCTGGAGACGATCTGATCTTTTTTATGCGCGATATTAGCGATCTGCATCGCTTCGTCTATGCGCGCGCCAAGCTCATCTCTGCTCAGCCGCTCAAGACTAAGCGGCGCAAGGACGTTTTTATAGACGCTAAGCGCCTCAAGCAGATTGAAAGACTGAAAGATAAAGCCGATTTTTTTATGGCGATACGCGGAGCTTTCGATATCGGCGAGCTTAGAGACGTTTGCGCCGTCTACTAAAACCTCGCCGCTACTCGGCTTAGAAAGCGCGCCTATGATGGATAGAAGCGTACTTTTGCCGCTACCGCTAACGCCTTTTAAGATTACGATCTGCCCTTCCTCGACGCTTAAGCTTATATTTTTCAAAGCGAGAAATTCATTCGCCCTGCCCTCGTTGTAAATTTTATAAAGCTGTTTGATCTCTATTTTGCTCATTTGACCGCCTCGCTCATATCGCCTATAGCGATGCGCCAGGATGGGATGATGACGAACGCCAAAAACGGGATCACGCTAAAGACGAAGATCAAAAAGAGCATATTGAAATTTATCGCGGGCGTGAAGGTGATGAAATTTCGCAGCTCGCCGCCTAAAAATATATCGCGCAAAAGCGGCGCATCCAGGATAAAAACATAAGCATACGCGCCCGCGACGCCGAGCAGATAAGCGCTTAGCGAGACTATGAAATTTTGAATAAATTTCATCGCGATGATGTCCTTTATACAAAAGCCGATGCTGCGCAAGATCGCAATCTCCTTTTTCTTCTCGCCGTATGCGAGCGAAATTTGATT
This window harbors:
- a CDS encoding DUF364 domain-containing protein, giving the protein MSEILDQTLERAKEILGAEALDLKIERAVVGLFFSGVKLQGGACGLSYTPLKSLSGAVCCPSQASAMPDSGNIAGKSVRYLLRDLGSAAPLKKTLALAALNALGRACFDKISADYDVKFGADPFEQLQIERGSFSVVVGALVPYIKTLMKKGADFKILELDKTTLKQAELPFYLPASEAASVVPRADNVIITATTLINDTLDGLLHLKKSGAKLVLVGPTTPLLPQALFERGVDFAGGTLVRDADAVLDIIAQAGSGYHFLGKFADKITICKG
- a CDS encoding S8 family serine peptidase — translated: MNYDLTSKFTNLHCKERLNLPTLSIAACLLLSGTCLGAYTETGMLGNTSSWESDEYKKDWGLTSMNASTAYALGFDGSGVKIGVMDSGVLLSHPEFGGGRIHIVKTIGNYDKDGMRYPDAAYGNGPINKNQPVKNGKKNFDTTDNGAFKKGEAFDIDGAWIRGVNDAHGTHVGGTMAANRDGSGMHGVAYGAQLYSANTGGNDNMTYGPNQDYNYFLKAYTALSDAGARVINNSWGSNRRVNSSFSGALGYKSTYGWRAVPEYGVEFYDVTVANQTTEAKDHINLKDIEEAKKAYYQFVTKDEKSFIDAAYEVAVKRQVIQVFTAGNRSLMAESFTRAALPYFRPDAEKYWVNVTGQAGGEGYPNDSSEYIRGYASASDIQEFNYAGHSKWWTIAAPAEEIYSAYVELTNDATYGNAIYKSSGGTSMAAPHVSGALGVIFQRYPYMNAAQVRDTMLTTARQTTLRAGHEGQPLERWGSDGLGVPSKVWGWGILDLGKAMFGPGQFLGNFDITMDQDDIWSNDISDKAIKFRKIEDQNEAAVWAARKAVLASKQNLSPEEKAELTFETAREKARAERAAQGYEGALIKRGSGTLTLTGDNTFTGITTIYGGKISALNQSIGKSKHIDVQNGGELEILHSAVYRVPERNGWRSVSKASDATTVKATINSGGAFIVNDGVNNLNLSFKQGSLLRAGQVNTSDLQNLVDNPGSKKILTATGTFSGANLANTQDSYAFFKTSKEEASGSNLRLSIQSGTSMQDFALSSSQRAFADLLVANRGSGIYTQILGSNHAQAREYYSAFANDAEFAAANNSAINSIMMASIVKNRGGANAVNIDKDTRFWIFSGTNRIKSDKDTGIGKLHSDSFVNLIGIDSLIGDSSSVGVFVGAGRTDDKISGTKEVKSKDFHSGIYSDIGFEPVKFSFGAIYSKYDRDRKLISSVSPIAYEYVGSNASSLSAFAQVSYMGFSNADSFSVEPYAGVSHTRTKIDSVSNSLIRIENKTRNLQAVSIGIKPSVPFRIGGVGLRASADVAYNRFFSDKQPQAYLYVNGLGGTQLKGEKLQNLTTAEAGIEASLSSRATLKLSYVGAYGSDIKSNGIGLRFRLEF
- a CDS encoding ABC transporter ATP-binding protein; translation: MSKIEIKQLYKIYNEGRANEFLALKNISLSVEEGQIVILKGVSGSGKSTLLSIIGALSKPSSGEVLVDGANVSKLADIESSAYRHKKIGFIFQSFNLLEALSVYKNVLAPLSLERLSRDELGARIDEAMQIANIAHKKDQIVSSLSGGEKQRCAIARALVMNPQIILADEPTANLDKQNSLGFIEMLSKLKELKKTVLIATHDILFDELSFVDQRVFLKDGEISA